TTACACTttgtatcatatatatatatatatatatatatatatatatatatatatatatatatatatatatatgatacaaAGTGTAATTAAATTTGAAACTATTGTGTTATGAAATTCAGTTAATctcttattattttatttttacagttagtATTACTAAGTTAATCACAATTTAATTTATGTTGTCTTCTTTAGCTTCTATATGACAAGCTTCCAGCAAGCACTAACAATGGTTTTTGCGATTAATGAGATTAATAACAATCCCCACCTGCTGCCAAATATCACACTTGGTTACCAGATCTACGACAACTGTTTAAGGCTTGAAGTAGCATTCCGTGGTGCCACAGCTCTGGTTAGTGGGACAGAGGAGACCTTCTCTGACCTCAATTGTAAAGGCCCACCACCAGTGATTGGAATCATAGGTGATCCAGGTTCGACTCATTCTATTGCAATTTCCAGTGTCCTGGGGCTGTTTCGTCTGCCTATGGTATGATAGTTAAAACATCTTTTTAGACTTTAATATTTGATTATCTAATATGTCATGTTTTCATTCATAATAGAACTTTGTGCAAATATCACAAACCtgcttcacaaaaaaaaaaaaaaaaaaatttaaatacaatacaatacaatagcTTTAGAACTGATaacatttgttcatctttctctgtctcttGTCTCTGCTCCTCATTTCTAATTAGATTAGCTACTATGCCACCTGCTCCTGTTTGAGTGACAGGAAAAAGTACCCATCTTTCTTCAGAACAATCCCCAGTGATGCCTTCCAGGTGCGGGCTATGGTTCAGATTTTGAGACATTTTGGATGGACCTGGGTTGGTCTTCTCTACAGTGATGATGACTATGGTATCTACGCTGCTCAGTCCTTCCATCAGGAAATGCAGCGGTTTGGACATTGTGTTGCTTTTTCTGAAATACTGCCCTATGATAATAACCCCCGAGATAATCAACGTATAACAGGAGTGATTCACACCTCTACAGCTAGAGTAGTGGTTGTTTTTTCTGATCCATCTTTACTGATACCTTTGATGAACGAAGCTATGTTGCAGAACATGACAGGCAGGCAATGGATTGCAAGTGAAGCTTGGGCCACTTCAACTGTGTTTAACACACCACGTTTCCTGCCCTTTCTGGGGGGCACACTGGGCATTGCCATCAGACGTGGGGAGATTGAGGGGCTTCATGACTTTCTGTTACATCTTCGTCCCAACAATGATCAAAGAAATATTATAGTGAGGATCTTCTGGGAGAACATGTTTGGGTGCAGTTTTGAAACTGGGGATAAAGAGACAGAAGGAGAGCAAGTGAAAAAGGTCTGTACAGGGCAGGAGGATCTGAGCACGATAAACTCACCATACACTGATGTTTCAGGGTTGAGAGCATCTTATAATGTGTATAAAGCAGTTTATGCCTTGGCACATGCACTTCATAACCTGATGCAGTGTGAAGAGGGCAGAGGACCATTCAGTGGGAACAGTTGTGCTGACACAACAAATCTGAAACCCTGGCAGGTAATTTTCTCTAGACATATAGATGAGCTGAATGTGGACAAGCAAAATATGGGCTCTATGTTAATTCAAATGTCAGATAAAAATATAACACCTGTCCTATATACAAACTGTACAGCTGGTTCACTACCTACAAAAAGTGAACTTCACCACAGGATTTGGGGATCATGTGTCATTTGATAAAAATGGAGATGCTCTGGCCATCTATGATGTGTTGAACTGGCAGCCGAGCTCTGAAGGGTCAATAAGGGTCCACAAGGTCGGTGTAGTAAATGAAGGGGCAGCATCAGGGATGATGCTTACACTGGATGAGGATGCATTTTACTGGAACTCTGagacaaaaaaagtaattaacaTTGAAtgttaaatgtcataattttttCAGATATAAAGTCTAAATATTATTCAAAGCTAAGATGAGACAAATgagaataaaataatgtaaaagccAAGCTTGTTATTATGTAAAAGTGATGACAAACATGACTGATAACTGATGATGTCTCTTTCAGCCCCCACAGTCTGTGTGCAGTGAGAGCTGCCCCCCAGGAACCAGACGAGCCACGAGGAAGGGCCATCCTGTCTGCTGTTTTGACTGTCTGCCATGCGGAGATGGAGAGATTTCTAATACAACAGGCGAGGAGATTGCTGGCAAAATTTGAATATAATTTGATAGaattttcggtaacactttacaataagtttcattagttaacattatttaacttCATTAGTtgacatgaactaataatgcactgcacttctacagcatttattaatctttgttgatgtttcaacatttactaatacattattaaagggtAGGTAGCACACATAGTGTCTatcaatctcatgttaatcttgagtacctgtAGAGTACTATTCCTGAAATAGGTAAAATCCTGAAAAAGgtcatctttccctcacaaccaattCAGATCCTTTGGTGACAAgagctgtgtctcatttcagAAGCTGCATTCTCTGGAGGTCGCattttgaaggctgcatacgtcattaaggatgtcttatttaagaaaagtaactgtaataaaatcgtctgatattcattgtgaggtgtaaaatactgtaatttctttcttactttgcatTCTGacagttatttttcttaattgaGACTACCTCAATGATATCTGTAGCCTTCAAATGTGGCCTTCGAAGGGTGCAccctctgaattgggacacagccattgttgaaaaatctctctGCTTTTCGTAACCTGAACGGAGCAtgttgatgggcgtgctcttgctcttggtgatgtgtgtgcacgcttatcagggagaagtgtCTATAAATGGAATTCCACCCTTTATTATGTGATAAATGGCCATACTCTAAAAGAAAACTCTCTGAAACCTGGTCTGAAACCGGAACTAgtgtatttggcacagaaatactctgtcatacgtccaactcgt
The nucleotide sequence above comes from Chanodichthys erythropterus isolate Z2021 chromosome 7, ASM2448905v1, whole genome shotgun sequence. Encoded proteins:
- the LOC137022684 gene encoding extracellular calcium-sensing receptor-like isoform X1, whose translation is MWVILYIFLLLSCNYICVALMVSSGSCQLQGHFTLKGMFQDGDLLIGGLFEVQRFIKVFPELSFRTEPKLPHCEHFYMTSFQQALTMVFAINEINNNPHLLPNITLGYQIYDNCLRLEVAFRGATALVSGTEETFSDLNCKGPPPVIGIIGDPGSTHSIAISSVLGLFRLPMISYYATCSCLSDRKKYPSFFRTIPSDAFQVRAMVQILRHFGWTWVGLLYSDDDYGIYAAQSFHQEMQRFGHCVAFSEILPYDNNPRDNQRITGVIHTSTARVVVVFSDPSLLIPLMNEAMLQNMTGRQWIASEAWATSTVFNTPRFLPFLGGTLGIAIRRGEIEGLHDFLLHLRPNNDQRNIIVRIFWENMFGCSFETGDKETEGEQVKKVCTGQEDLSTINSPYTDVSGLRASYNVYKAVYALAHALHNLMQCEEGRGPFSGNSCADTTNLKPWQLVHYLQKVNFTTGFGDHVSFDKNGDALAIYDVLNWQPSSEGSIRVHKVGVVNEGAASGMMLTLDEDAFYWNSETKKPPQSVCSESCPPGTRRATRKGHPVCCFDCLPCGDGEISNTTDAVECMLCPDEFWSNPDRNQCVPKEVEFLSYEDPLGISLTTASLLGTCFCALVMIVFAYHHNTPIVRANNSELSFLLLVSLKLCFLCVLLFIGQPQLWTCQLRHAAFGISFVLCISCILVKTMVVIAVFKSSQPEGKGAMKWFGAVQQRCTVLVLTALQVVICAVWLSTASPTPHKNNQYIRSKIVYECAIGSVAGFSMLLGYIGLLAVVSFLLAFLARNLPDNFNEAKFITFSMLIFCAVWIAFVPTYVSSPGKYAVAVEIFAILSSSFGLLVAIFAPKCYIILLHPERNTKKAIMGRETQNK
- the LOC137022684 gene encoding extracellular calcium-sensing receptor-like isoform X2 — encoded protein: MFQDGDLLIGGLFEVQRFIKVFPELSFRTEPKLPHCEHFYMTSFQQALTMVFAINEINNNPHLLPNITLGYQIYDNCLRLEVAFRGATALVSGTEETFSDLNCKGPPPVIGIIGDPGSTHSIAISSVLGLFRLPMISYYATCSCLSDRKKYPSFFRTIPSDAFQVRAMVQILRHFGWTWVGLLYSDDDYGIYAAQSFHQEMQRFGHCVAFSEILPYDNNPRDNQRITGVIHTSTARVVVVFSDPSLLIPLMNEAMLQNMTGRQWIASEAWATSTVFNTPRFLPFLGGTLGIAIRRGEIEGLHDFLLHLRPNNDQRNIIVRIFWENMFGCSFETGDKETEGEQVKKVCTGQEDLSTINSPYTDVSGLRASYNVYKAVYALAHALHNLMQCEEGRGPFSGNSCADTTNLKPWQLVHYLQKVNFTTGFGDHVSFDKNGDALAIYDVLNWQPSSEGSIRVHKVGVVNEGAASGMMLTLDEDAFYWNSETKKSVCSESCPPGTRRATRKGHPVCCFDCLPCGDGEISNTTDAVECMLCPDEFWSNPDRNQCVPKEVEFLSYEDPLGISLTTASLLGTCFCALVMIVFAYHHNTPIVRANNSELSFLLLVSLKLCFLCVLLFIGQPQLWTCQLRHAAFGISFVLCISCILVKTMVVIAVFKSSQPEGKGAMKWFGAVQQRCTVLVLTALQVVICAVWLSTASPTPHKNNQYIRSKIVYECAIGSVAGFSMLLGYIGLLAVVSFLLAFLARNLPDNFNEAKFITFSMLIFCAVWIAFVPTYVSSPGKYAVAVEIFAILSSSFGLLVAIFAPKCYIILLHPERNTKKAIMGRETQNK